Within the Salvia hispanica cultivar TCC Black 2014 chromosome 4, UniMelb_Shisp_WGS_1.0, whole genome shotgun sequence genome, the region tttataatttgatatttgaaaatcaaaacGATTTTGCGAATGATTGTATTCTGATGCATAATTTTGCGTTCAGACGCATGTGAGCGGCTCACAGCATCAAGCTGCCGAGCTGAGGCGTAAAAGCAGAGAATTGGCTAAGCAAGAAGAAGTTAAGAAACGATTAGCGTTGTCGGGCCTTGTTAGTGCTAAAGCTCCTGCAATCAAGCAGTTGAAATCAACCAGCAAACCCTTGATTGAGCAAGCTCGAAAGGCTGTATTCGACGCAATTTCTGGCAGTGTTGCCATACCAGAGGTGATGCCCACAGTTGCTAATTTGGGGAGGCCGTTTGTTGGAGATAATGGCAGCAATGCTGATGGAGTTGTTAGAGAGGTTCAGCCATTGAATTATCGACTACGCCAAGAGAGGGAACTCAAGTTCACAGCTGCTGGATGGATACGCGATTGCCACGGTAGATGGTTCAAGGATGAAAATGTTAGTAATTTGGCTGGAGCTTGTTATTTGAATGTTTGGGTTTACATTTCACTTTGTGGTTTTATATAGTTTTCACATGTGAGGTTTGGCAAAGAGAATCGCGCATATTGTAGCCTATTTAATGATGCATCATTTTTTCCACAGGTTGAATTTGATTCTGATGAAGAAGACCCAAACATTGTCTTAAACGAGAGCACTTGATTTAAGAAATATCATTATCAGGTTTGGGGAATTCTGCTTCTTTTTACATGATTGTAAGCTCAAAAAGTGTTCTTTCGAACCAGTaagattcatttttcaatCGTTATTGATAATTTAGAATGTGGGGACTGGCATCGAAAGTTTCTCAAGTGCTGCAGTTAGAGCGATAAATGGCTTGCATTTGATTGGCGTGAATTCCAGACTAGTTTTTGGATAGGATAGATTCAAATGTATGTGGAGTATGATTTATGTTGTGCGAGAGCCATGATAATTTTCCTCACGTTCTTGGTTATATGTTCCTGAATCAGTTGGTCATCTTTGAAAACCATGCTGATTTCCTATCTTATGAGCTTGCAATAATATGAAGTATTCGTCTAAGCTCCAAtattataagaaaatgaatgctttctggaaaaaagtaattgcAATTTAACACTTCTCACAACTAAAATACTATGTTTGTCATTTCAATTGGTTATTTGATTTTAGGTAAGAACTCGTATTGCTTAAAATGGGCTTCAAGTGCTCCTGATAATGGTCTCTTTTGTTAATTTCCAATGTGACCTTCTGTCTTTACGAACAACTGAGGCTTGTTATCTCTTGCAGAGTCTAGTTCTAGTATACGAAAGATGCAAGGATTCAGCCTGAGAACCTCTTACAATGCCGTTGCTCCTTTTACCTCACCACAATGTTGCGCCCTTGGTATCTACTATCTACACACCCATCCAGTACGTATGTTTTTTCCTGTGTCGTCAAAATCAGTGCACATTATCCACTGTATAGCATCATCTATAGAGTTATACCTAATTGCATTCGTTCAGAAGGATAAATACTTTGCTATCTGTTGTGTAGGCGTTTTTCCATCACGCACGTCCATCATCGTATCATGACTAACTTTGTCGTGAATTCGTGATGAGGGACATCGAGTTGTTGCTGGCAGTCCTCTATCTTAACATTGAGTTTGGTGTCATCTATCTCTGGAGCTAATGATGTAGTTTGAGGGATTCGTATCATCAACTAATATGCTGAGAAAGATGTGTTGAATTTAAGTTTGTGGTGCAAGTGAGAATTGGGAGGGGTATTTAATTCGTTGATTTATACTTTTTGTCCAAAGAGGGGAGACTAGGATTGAAGGTGAAGTCGATTGTTTCATCgctttcacaattttttttatttcttctttgatGCTGACTTAGACAATTTTATGCTATAGATTCATAGTGTAATGTTTAGACGTTATTCTCGGCTTGGCCCCACCAGTGTCAAAATCCTGGCTCCGTCCCCCACCAAACATAAATTAGGCAGCTTTGAGAATTCTTTAGTTGCAATCCACACTCAAGTT harbors:
- the LOC125224129 gene encoding sodium channel modifier 1-like, coding for MSVYGGDSWAREAQHRKRNVDDLMIERIDSSIYKKLSSGKFACLVCPTNPVLDSPTMLSTHVSGSQHQAAELRRKSRELAKQEEVKKRLALSGLVSAKAPAIKQLKSTSKPLIEQARKAVFDAISGSVAIPEVMPTVANLGRPFVGDNGSNADGVVREVQPLNYRLRQERELKFTAAGWIRDCHGRWFKDENVEFDSDEEDPNIVLNEST